The Culex quinquefasciatus strain JHB chromosome 2, VPISU_Cqui_1.0_pri_paternal, whole genome shotgun sequence genome contains the following window.
tggtttATTTATGTTCTTGGTTGAACTCCTACTTCTAATTTCATTTATCCTCGCGTGCGTCATACTTAAATCCACCCTCAATGAGGCACGATTTCAATCAACTCAACTAACCAAACCGGCCCTAATTCGATCGCCGCGGGACAAATGATGATAAATATGGCATGGTACAGCAGAATGACGACGGCTTGCTGCAGGTCGCACTAAATAGATCTAGATTACACAAACGCTGGAACAGTTCAAGTGCATTCTCGACCAGTTGAagagtttttcaaataactgtGATGGGGCCCTTTAAGTGACATAAAGATACTAGCTCTCAGCTGTAAGAAGGGGGTGGTTGTTGAGTACACTCAGTTGTTTATACACCCACCCACGCCGCGGCTCTTCAGGCTGGTCGTTATCAGTCCCACTTGAAGCCGCCCATTTAATTGTCTTTCCGTCTAGCACCCGCCAAGTGTCGACCAAATCAGCTGAGCTGGAGGAGGATTGAGTTGCTGGGTGTGTACTGATGATGTCGTGTAAAGTATTAACAATCACTGCCTAAATTCATGAATCACTTTTTAAAGAGTTtagtaatttagaaaaaaaatcatttagaaaggtttattttttgaattataaaatttgttaATATTTATGAGGtgaaaataacattattttccaTGGCTAAATCCCATGACCTGGCTAAAATTTCTCAGACTTTTCCAAAACTTGACATCAAGTCGCCCCGTGCGACGGTAGTCACATTTAAATTCGTGCGTCAGTACAGTTCCGTTTCTCTCGCTCTCATCATCATCTTCCCTGCGGCAACAGCATTGCTTCACACGCAACTCTCGTGAAGAGATGTTGGCCAATTTGTAAACCGCTTACGCGTTACTAAATCACTATAGCTAAATCGAGGGAAGCGCCCGAGGGGGAGGCTGCTCTCATGTAATACCtgttgcaaaattaattaacacaGTCTTTTACACGTCGTCGGCCTCAAGCCTTTTGTCTAGGTCTATTGTTAATAAACTTCTTTCCCTCTCTGTTTCCATTTACAGGGCTTCAACATCCACATCAACGGCAGCTTCCACTGCTGCCTGCGGTACAAACAGCTGCACAGCCTGCACGAGCAGCTGAAGCGTTCGCTGCCCACGCTCGTGCTGCCGAGCTTTCCACCCAAGAAGCTACTGCCGCTGACGCCCGGCCAGATCGAGCAGCGGCGGATCAGCCTCGAGCGGTACATTCAACTAGGTGAGAGGGGTGACCTTAATGACTAAAATTGGTAGTACTTACGCAAGACTGACTGCATGAATGACCTCCTCGATCTGCAAAAATAAGATCACAAGATCAAGCCTATGAAGTCAAGCTAACACGCTTCCTTTACCTTCCAGTCGGCCAGGATCCGGTGCTATGCCGGTCGGAGCTGCTCCGGGCGTTCCTGCTCAACGCCCAGCAGGAGTCCTCGTTCACCGAGTGCCGCGAGGTCAGCGTGGACGTGTTCCTGATGAACGGCTACCGGATACAGACCAAGGCCTTCACCACCGACTGCTCCAGCAAGGTGCTGGAGAAGGCGTGCGCCTTCATCGACCTGCCCAAAGAGTACACGTACTACTTCTCGCTGTATCTGGTGCGCAAGGAGTCCAACGGGGACATCGCCATCACGAAGAAGCTGATGGACTTTGAGGCGCCGTACATCTCCCAGAAGCAGTGGGAAGACTGCAAGATTGTGATACGGACCAGCTACTGGGACGCCAACTACGACCTGGAACTGATGCGGGACCGGATCGCGCTGAACCTGCTCTACATCCAGGTGCTGAGCGACGTCGAGCGGGGCTGGATCATCACGACCCGCGACCTGGCCGAGCAGCTGACTGACCTGCAGGCTCGGGGGAACAAGCGCGAGTACGTGGAGATCGTCCGGAAGCTTCCGCTGTACGGGTGTCTGCAGTTCCCGCGGGTTTGCGTCGACTACCCGCAGCCCAACACGCTGGCCACCGTCATCATCGGCAACCGGGAGCTGAACCTGCTGACCAACTACGGCAAGAAGATCCAGGAGACCAAGTTCAAGGTGACGAGGATCCGCTGCTGGAGGGTGACCACCATTCACAACGTGAGTATTCTTTCACATTCCGTTGAAATTGGTACTAATCCATTGCCTCAACCCTTGCAGAACGAGGAAATCTCCTCCAACTCGTCGTCGGAGAGCCGCGAGCCGTCCAACAACCTGGAGCTGTCGTTCGAGTACCTGATGGCGAAGAACCAGCTCAAGTGGATCACCGTCTACAGCGAGCAGTCGATGCTCATGTCCGTGTGCCTTCAGTCGATCGTGGACGAGCTGCTGAACCAGAAGAACGGCTCCGACATCAACAACATCCAGGTGAGAGCTTCTGGTAAAACTTGCGCGTCTCGTTGAGGCGATGCAGCTGCTTCAGGTCCTCGAACTCCAACTTTTGCTGATCTTCTCCTTTGAAATCGCTCTACCAATCGTTCCGTCAAACTTGTTCCACAAATACGATGGTGCTTTCCGCTGCTTTGATACACTAATAATTTTCTCTGATTGAATGCTAAGCTTCATCACGGACACACAGTCCTGTCACAAACTAACAAAATCGGTGTCTTTTCACAGCTAACCTATCCAGTTGCGCTTGTGCGCCAGCTTGCTTAGATTGTTTTCAACTTCTGATTGGTTGCCAAGCGACAGCACGGATACCTGTCAAACAAACACAGACTCATAAACTTATCACTTTTGTCATGCTTTCCAGACTCACCAAGCCGAGTTTGCTCGCCTGTCCTACATCCGGCGCGACGGTTCCAACTACTGCATTACCGACTCCAGCTCGACAGATACCCTAAGTAGCATAGTAAGGAACCGTAAATATCATCAAACTAGAACCAATACTGATCAAATTACCTTCTTCTGTTGTAGAGTGACAGCAACAGTACATCGAATCAGTCCAACAACGgcagcagcaccaccaccacgaCCACCACCAACAACGGTACCTCGTTCATCCGACGAAAGCTCAAGGAGTTCAACACGACGGTGCGCTTCAAGAACGGCAAGGATTCGGTCCACAACGAAGCCTTCGAGTGGATCGGCGACGACGATTTGTAGCTTCGGTCTTCGGTTAGGAGGAAGTGCTGAAAGGGAACTCTCTATCTTTTCGtttggaaacaatatttttttcacagcaGACACACAGTACGTACACCAATACAGTAAAACACTATTCATACTATTTGCTAAACTGCTCAATACACACAACTGTAATGACTACAGGCTAGAGGTTATGAATGCAACAGGGCACATGTTCCAGTAAtagtaaacaaaacaaacacactAACACTGCTACAAAAACACATCAGTAAGATTAAGGAAGGAACCTACAAGCGAATTTAAGTATACTCCCTCAAACATTTACCCGttttgtatttaatttgtacatttttttacaatcgaTTATGTTTATACATTCAAGTTGACTTTTGTATAGAATAAACGAACTAAAACTAAGAAATCTTcatcaaaacaaaagaaaagaaTAAAAACTAACATTTATGCAAAGTCTTCCATTGACTAAACGAACAAGCAACCAACAAATATCCAGTTTAATCAGGAATAAACCACTCTCTACAAACGAAGAACAAAGATTTAAGACTATATCGGTTTAGcgtttaagttaaaaaaaaatacattttgttcATTTGTGCCAATAAAAACCTAATACATACTACAAAACACtaacaaataaactcaaataacaAGCTACTACTCAATACGAATACTGCTACACTTTACACAAAGAACACACACTCTCTCCTACACACGCTGATGTTATCAATCAAATTAAACAAAGTTAAAAAGAAACACCTGCTTCTGTAGTAAGCACGTCAGCACTGGATCAGGAAAGcgtgaaattaaaatcaaatttgtactaAACAAAACACTACAACTAGGCACTATCCGCACGCGTCAGAAGCTGCTGATATTTGGAGGTTAGGgaagaaaataaaagttaaaaacaaGTGATAGAAGTTGTAAAGTTGtgtatttctgttttttttttttttggctatgTAAGGAGTCCACAGTGGATAATCCCGTAAGAAAGAATGTAATAGTATGTGAAGAAAAGGATTAAAATAcacatgaatttatgaattgcaACATCaaacgtgttttcaatatttacgGATTCGGCTTGCTGTCGTTGATATTCGATATTATCCCGCACAAAATCAACGTGCTGCAATTTTTAAGCGCTACGCAcaaaattttatagaattttgattttttgaaatcaattcAAAGAACTGTACACTTTTACTAAGAAAATGGCGATCTTTATTTCTGAGATGCAGAATatttaaattgaagaattttataatttaagaatatcagaaattatgaatatttgcaaaataatatcAACAACACATTTCTGAATTCAAcaagtcttcaaatttatattttagtaTTGATTTATGTGGTTTTTAttctaattttagattttaagataTAACAATCTTggtattttaaatagtttgtgATATTCTAAAATTGTGAACATCAGAAGTTTTCTATTTTCTTACttcttttgcttattttttaattttttatattttataatcacAGGAATGCAGAAAAAGTATAACTTATTACGGTTcatcttattttaaaattttagatgaaTAAActtttgtacataaaaaaattcatatatttaaaatttacatattttcaaaattttgaataataatagaatttcagaaaaaatacacACAAGTTTTTTTAGTTCAAACATTGGCTAAGTTACATCAAACAAGTCAAATATTCTAcccaaaaaatattcataaatattagaagtttttctttccaagctcgtcaatcaaaaataagacaacgaagaaaaaaaaacctgattcgATTACCcatagtgaaattttgccaaggcctttcgatcatcgagtctggactgtatttcttttttaaatttaagatttgttAAATTAAAGAATCTTAGCAACTtttgattttctaaaaattgctaacgtaagtattttaaattttagaaattcagaattaaaatttcagaaatccaGAATCCAAAATGTTGTAGCATTagaagaacaaaaaataaaaaaagactgAAAGAGtcttcgaaaatttaaaatattgtaacTTGAGAAATTTTATAATCATCCAATACCAAAACATTAcatattttcattttacaatcaaagatttttatatttgtgAATTATCAggaaattttaacattgaaatatttctaaattttactaatttattttatattattttctaAGAATCTACAATTTAAGGATTAgattttaattaaatgaaagatttatgaaacttttaactgcaaaaacatgaaaaaaatggaCCAGCCTtattttagaattgaaaaaatttcagattttctatTATCTGAACTAaagaataaatttaagaaatcattggttgcaatttaattttttttttttttcagatcaaatcaaatcaaattattcgctctacagcattgccttggcgttcttgatTGAGAGAttactactcgaaactaggtgtccgaaggcttgattgttgaggcaattgcaaacctttttttacacctaagcttccatccaccccgggattcaaactgacgaccttcggattgttagtgcaactgcctaccagcgactccaccgaggcaggtcccagggagacgactcctacacctggattgagctaacgacctaaccctctaggttagaccggggccaacatttacttccccgtccgacggaaggcgtggtcacaTAAATCTCCTCTCTAAAAAtgtcaccgggaccgtctgggatcgaaccaaaTCAAGGAGCGAATAaatagcgatttttttttattaaacttttgaattttaaattttaggttttgaattattgataatTAGAATTTCATCTTAttgaaattcagaattttaaattattagaaTATCAAGAATTAAGATTTGAAATATATAAGATTGAATgaatttgtgaatattttgtttttaattagggcttgagattttttttttcgagtcagatttgcgattcctttccgtagggtcgtaagaattttcgcgtccgccgtcggtgtgtttttcgtttttttggtgtgcgtgtgtgcgtgtgaaggtgcggctggcttttgctgtcccgatgacagttgagccagtcagatttgcgattcctttccgtagggtcgtagaattttcgcgtccgccgtcggtgtgtttttttgtttttcgttttttttggcgtgcgtgtgtgcgtgtgaaggtgcggctggctttggctgtctcgatgacagttgagccagtcagatttgcgattcctttccgtagggtcgtaagaattttcgcgtccgccgtcggtgtgttttttcgtttttttttttttcgtttttctcgcgtgcgtgtaaaggtgcggctggctttggctgtcccgatgacagctagccagtttgatttgaccctatcaacaccctatcataccatttcagctcgatacacatcgaaactcgtcgttcgcaccgttaatcagtacctcactgaacatcaatcatttaaaactcgtaaaatcatctcaagttaaaagttacattgtttaatccttcattctttaattacaaatgatttttgttctatctttccacagccggctgtctaagactagaccatttcatttaaaatttaacaaccgataaacggaaatgtctcatccgcagcatccgattgtttgccttgagaataatatataacatcttttaacaaacactatgattttgggtcgcatcatcatcttctatgatgaatcctgaccaaacaccctatcctactaacaagttttcaggttcctggcgctcgtggggtgtaagcacagagtaaatcagctgccctagtagcaacctgcgctaactaacattcccgtcccttaaaatcgaggtctacaaactgacatggcgggcgccgttggtggccaatgactgttacctattcgcaactgatctagctttagcaatcatggtgttttatcttttcagcgcattcatacatgctgttgataagggaaacaccactagatcgtcgaagcctataatcagtagtgctgaaaggatattacggttctgttcagcaacggaggggcaaccatgggtgatctctcatgctcatgctcatgctcaattagtgcttgagatttttttccaatACTAGACATTTATACATTGAAATCTacaattgaagatttttaatgatttttaaagaaatttgtttattttaaagtaTTAGAATTTACACTTAGACCatcaaattcaatatttttggaagttatGAATTAATAATTATAATCtattataatatatttttttgaagaattttataaaaaaaatgaattttagattCAAGAAATCTCTGGaccaatgaatttttaaattttttttttaagtatttagaaaatagaaaagatcagtagtgcggtgcctttgtggacgcgcagtcc
Protein-coding sequences here:
- the LOC6036086 gene encoding sorting nexin-17 — protein: MHFSIPDTQEFGPDNAGSSFTGFNIHINGSFHCCLRYKQLHSLHEQLKRSLPTLVLPSFPPKKLLPLTPGQIEQRRISLERYIQLVGQDPVLCRSELLRAFLLNAQQESSFTECREVSVDVFLMNGYRIQTKAFTTDCSSKVLEKACAFIDLPKEYTYYFSLYLVRKESNGDIAITKKLMDFEAPYISQKQWEDCKIVIRTSYWDANYDLELMRDRIALNLLYIQVLSDVERGWIITTRDLAEQLTDLQARGNKREYVEIVRKLPLYGCLQFPRVCVDYPQPNTLATVIIGNRELNLLTNYGKKIQETKFKVTRIRCWRVTTIHNNEEISSNSSSESREPSNNLELSFEYLMAKNQLKWITVYSEQSMLMSVCLQSIVDELLNQKNGSDINNIQTHQAEFARLSYIRRDGSNYCITDSSSTDTLSSISDSNSTSNQSNNGSSTTTTTTTNNGTSFIRRKLKEFNTTVRFKNGKDSVHNEAFEWIGDDDL